A genomic region of Triticum dicoccoides isolate Atlit2015 ecotype Zavitan unplaced genomic scaffold, WEW_v2.0 scaffold3115, whole genome shotgun sequence contains the following coding sequences:
- the LOC119345838 gene encoding wall-associated receptor kinase 4-like, whose product MSTILIAMSFVLMFSAVVPQVAGATGGILQIPSNDSLAHCIQRCGDVNISYPFGIGSGCFRQGFDLTCNHSSKQPKLFLGSSTVQVTHMYHNLVSTPIIFNLTTSPGTDTYKMTWEAPAKGITLSGDNTLYVAGCDLDVTLFEYGTGEIVGSCMSRCANKKAPTGGACNGIGCCLIQLPRDMPGFRAELVSTNTTATQSDWLHPGIIAFVSPYYQYRDDDDEKANATAIFPSWTNASNIYDADLRVAIMDQPSCESARLKNESYACSNGSSCRNSLSGGYQCVCSSYSRSNPYILDGCMQEDAQYQVTDVSVEDGTLTVSNMVNGSNEKEAIFVQTKDGYGAYYAPMEDQFDFSAEYNIVIKWAVANLTCQTAMQKDTTYACRSSQSYCLNVTHGEIFMGYRCKCSTGFQGNPYVKYGCTGIATGTGCGLGSILLALCVFVFANKWKKGIQKRIRQSHFKKNQGLLLQQLISDESATNKTKIFSLEELEKATNNFDATRVLGRGGHGTVYKGILSDQRVVAIKKSKIVEQTEIDQFINEVVILSQIIHRNVVKLFGCCLESEVPLLVYEFISNGTLHELLHIDVSAKCLLSWDDRIRIAVEAAGALAYLHSAAAIPIFHRDVKSSNILLDSYFATKVSDFGASRSLSLDETHVVTIVQGTFGYLDPEYYHTGQLTEKSDVYSFGVILVELLTRKKPIFINEVGAKQNLSHYFVEGLQEGAIMEIMDPQVVKEVDLEEIEDICSLAEACLRLKGRDRPTMKEVDMRLQLLRTKRLRKCNILPEVSNSDAQMLPSCYSLEQELSSSLTLPR is encoded by the exons ATGAGCACGATACTCATCGCCATGTCTTTTGTGCTGATGTTCTCAGCCGTTGTGCCACAAGTCGCCGGAGCCACGGGAGGGATATTGCAGATCCCTTCTAATGACTCCTTGGCTCACTGTATCCAAAGGTGCGGGGACGTCAACATCTCCTATCCCTTTGGTATAGGATCCGGCTGCTTCCGTCAAGGCTTCGATCTCACCTGCAACCACTCCAGCAAGCAACCCAAGCTCTTTTTAGGCAGCAGCACTGTCCAGGTCACTCACATGTATCACAATCTTGTTTCGACCCCTATAATCTTCAACCTTACAACGAGTCCAGGTACAGATACCTACAAGATGACATGGGAGGCCCCTGCTAAAGGTATTACTCTCTCTGGTGATAATACTTTGTATGTAGCTGGTTGTGATTTGGACGTCACCTTGTTTGAGTATGGTACGGGAGAGATTGTTGGCTCTTGTATGAGTAGATGCGCCAACAAGAAGGCACCAACTGGAGGGGCTTGTAATGGAATAGGCTGCTGCCTCATCCAATTACCAAGGGACATGCCAGGCTTTCGGGCAGAACTTGTCAGCACTAATACTACGGCGACACAATCAGATTGGTTGCACCCGGGCATCATCGCTTTTGTGTCACCTTATTATCAGTacagagatgatgatgatgaaaaagCTAATGCAACCGCTATTTTCCCAAGTTGGACAAATGCAAGCAATATTTATGATGCAGATCTTAGAGTTGCGATCATGGACCAACCAAGCTGTGAAAGTGCACGACTGAAGAACGAAAGCTATGCCTGTAGCAACGGTAGCAGTTGTCGGAATTCCTTATCCGGTGGTTACCAATGTGTCTGCTCTTCTTATAGCAGAAGCAACCCTTACATCTTAGATGGATGCATGCAAG AAGATGCACAATATCAAGTGACTGATGTATCCGTGGAAGATGGGACTCTAACTGTTAGCAACATGGTGAACGGAAGTAATGAAAAAGAGGCAATATTTGTCCAGACTAAAGATGGATATGGAGCATATTATGCTCCTatggaggatcaatttgatttctcTGCGGAATACAACATTGTTATAAAGTGGGCGGTTGCCAATTTAACATGTCAAACAGCTATGCAGAAGGATACTACATATGCATGCCGCAGTTCCCAGAGCTATTGCCTAAACGTCACCCATGGGGAAATATTTATGGGATATCGTTGTAAGTGTTCGACAGGCTTTCAAGGAAATCCGTACGTCAAGTATGGCTGCACAG GTATTGCAACTGGAACTGGATGTGGCCTTGGCTCCATACTTCTTGCACTCTGTGTATTTGTATTCGCCAACAAGTGGAAGAAAGGCATCCAGAAGAGAATCCGACAATCACACTTCAAGAAAAATCAAGGCCTACTGTTGCAGCAGTTGATCTCAGATGAAAGCGCCACAAACAAAACAAAGATATTCTCCTTGGAGGAACTAGAGAAGGCAACCAACAACTTTGATGCCACTCGTGTTCTTGGTCGTGGAGGACATGGTACAGTTTATAAAGGGATTCTATCCGACCAACGGGTTGTGGCTATTAAAAAATCCAAAATTGTGGAGCAGACTGAGATAGACCAGTTTATCAATGAGGTTGTTATCTTATCTCAAATCATTCATCGCAATGTGGTAAAGCTATTTGGTTGTTGCCTCGAATCTGAGGTGCCTTTGCTGGTGTACGAGTTTATATCTAATGGTACATTGCATGAACTTCTTCACATTGACGTTAGTGCCAAATGCTTGCTGTCATGGGATGATCGCATTAGGATTGCAGTAGAAGCAGCAGGAGCACTTGCTTATCTGCACTCGGCTGCTGCAATACCCATTTTCCATAGAGACGTGAAATCGTCTAACATACTATTGGATAGCTACTTCGCTACAAAGGTTTCTGACTTTGGAGCTTCTAGGTCTCTTTCCCTCGACGAGACTCATGTGGTGACTATTGTCCAAGGAACATTTGGTTACCTAGATCCAGAGTATTACCATACCGGGCAGCTAACTGAAAAGAGTGATGTGTATAGTTTTGGAGTAATACTTGTGGAACTTTTGACAAGAAAAAAGCCAATTTTTATAAATGAGGTAGGTGCAAAACAAAACTTGTCCCATTATTTCGTGGAAGGATTGCAAGAGGGAGCTATCATGGAAATAATGGATCCTCAGGTTGTCAAAGAGGTAGATCTGGAAGAGATTGAAGATATTTGCTCACTTGCGGAAGCATGCTTGAGACTCAAAGGAAGAGACAGACCTACTATGAAAGAAGTAGATATGAGGTTGCAATTGCTGAGAACTAAGAGGCTAAGAAAATGCAATATTCTCCCAGAGGTTAGCAACTCTGATGCACAGATGCTGCCCAGTTGTTACAGTCTAGAACAAGAACTTTCATCCTCACTCACGTTGCCACGTTAA